The segment TACGGTTGAAGAGCCGTATGTCAAAGCAATCCGTACGGAACTCGATCTTTATATGAAGAGTGTATCTTCTCTTAAAGGAAAAGAGCTCAGCGAACTTCACTTAGGTGGAGGAAGTCCAACTTACCTTTCCGATTACAACCTTCAATCGACAATCGAATCTATCTTAAACCAATTACCCTCTTCGAAAGACCCACAATATTCCATTGAAGTAGACCCAAGAAGGACAAGAATCTCCCAACTTAAACTTTTGCACAATTTAGGTTTCAAACGAATTAGTTTAGGGGTACAAGATTTTGATCCAGAAGTGCAACGATTGGTAAATCGAACCCAACCTTTTGAACTGACTGAAACTATCACCCTAGAAGCAAGATCACTTGGATTTAATTCAATTAACTTTGATTTAATTTATGGATTACCCAAACAATCCTTAAACTCCATGTTATACACAATGGAAAAAACATTAGAATTAAAACCAGATAGAATTGCATTTTATTCTTATGCCCATGTTCCATGGATCAAAGCATCCCAACGTTTGTTCACGGAAGCAGATTTACCAGATCCAACTCTCAAACGAGAATTATATGAAATGGGAAGGTCACTTCTCGAAAAAGAAGGTTATAGGGAAATTGGTATGGATCATTTTGCTCTTCCTCATGACAAATTATGGAAAGCATTCCATTCCAAACAGTTACATAGAAACTTTATGGGATACAGTGACTCCAAAACCGATGTGATGCTCGGACTTGGCTCATCTGCAATTTCTGAAACACCAAATTTATTTTTTCAAAACATCAAACTAGAAATGAAATATAGAAAATCTCTTTTGGACGGAAATTTACCGATCCTAAGAGGCCATAAACTTTCTGACTCTGATCGTTTGCGTAAACATTTAATCTTGGAACTGATGACTTCTTGGGAAGTAAAAGTACCAATAGATTTGTTAAACTACACTAAAGATTTTTTATCTGAAATGGAAAAAGACAAATTGGTTTTATGGAATCAGGAAACACTAAGTGTTACAGAGTCAGGAAAACCATTTTTAAGAATCATTTCAATGGCATTTGATGAAAAACTCCAAACGACTAAACCAGCTGGTCCCGTTTTTTCAAAAGCGATATGAAGGAAAATGTCCATATCTTAGGAGGTGGGATTACTGGCCTTTTTATGGCATACCACCAAGTAAAAAAAGGAAATTCTGTCACACTGTATGAAGAAAAAGATACATTAGGTGGTGTGATAGGAACACTAAACAAACCGGAAGGTTTAGTAGAACTTGCTGCCAATGGAATTCTTTTGACTAATGATATCAAATCCATGTTAGATGACATAGGTTTATCACCTGTATTCCCCAAAAAAGCATCAAAACGAAGGTATTTTTGGATCAATCAAAAATTATCACAGTTCCCAATCTCAATCTTAGCAGGTACAAAATTACTATACTCGATTTTTCTCAAAAAACTTAAATTTGATCCAAATCTAAATTTTGAAAATTGGGGAAATCAAATGTTTGGATCTTCTGTTACAAAAAACATCATAGAACCTGCTTTAGGTGGAATTTACGGTACACGTTTGTCAGAATTACAACCAGAAACTATTTTTTCAAAATGGGACGGCAGAGGTAACAGTACGATTTTTAAAGAGATCAAAAAAAACAAAAAGAAAACCTACGGAACGGTTTCTTTTCCCAATGGAATGGGTGATCTTGTTACCCATCTAGTCTCTTACTTATCTCCAAAAATTACCATCAAAACTGGTTTTTCATTTTCTAACTTAAACGAAATTCAAAATTTAGATGGTTCTGTCAAAATTTGTATTTCACTTAAAAATTTATTACCAATTCTCGATTCGGAAATCAAATTCGAATCGAAACCAAATTTGTTGACTATTTCCACCTTGACAAGGTTTGGTGAAACTAAGCTAACAAAAAAACCATGTTTCGGTGTATTATTTGGCAAAAATGAAGGAGTGAATGCGTTAGGTGTTTTATGTAATTCCGATATTTTTGATGGTCGAGTCAAAAATAAATTAAATTCCGAAACTTGGATATATCCCAATTTAAATGCTAATATTCGTAACGATTCGATTGAATCTGTTTTAGAAAAAGATAGATCTTTCATCACAAAAAAAACAGAATCGAAAGTAGCTGTTTACCGAAAAACATGGGAAGGTGTTTTCCCTGCGTATGACTCTCATTTATTCAAGTTCAACCAGTTTCTTGATCAATTTGAATTAAACTGGTTGTCCCAAGGAAAAAATATCAAATTTTATGGAAATTACAGAAAAGGAATTGGCCTTAGATCAATTTTTGAATCGACAATGTTTTAACGATTCTCCTCCATTTTTTTTACAAATACATTCATTTACCATTGTATCGGCAAGTAACACTCGTTCTGCCAAGTATTCCATAAATGGTTTGTAGATACCAAATGCAGGGATACGGACAAAAGATTTTCCGCCATTTTTCAATGTGAGTTCTTTAAACTGTTCTCCAATTTCTTCTAATGTTTCCAAGTGATCACTCACAAAACTAATGGGATTCACTGCTATGTGTTTGCCTTCTTTGGAAAGTGATGTAATCATTTGAATGGTGTTTGGTTCTGTCCATTTGGCAGGGCCAACTTTACTTTGGTAAGAAACATGTACATTGCCTCTGAAACCAAACTTTCGCAATTCCTCAGAAATTTTTTTGACGCAAATTTCTACATCTTCCATATAACGATCACCCTTGTGAATGAGTCGCATAGGAACACCATGAGCAGAAAAAATTAGATCTAGGTCTTTCCAATCACAATTCGGAGTTTCATGCGGATAATGTAAAAAATCATCGGATTTTAATTGGTTTGTAAAAAACTCATAAATAAACCTAGCAGTGATTTGGTGAAACTTTGGTTCCAAACCAAAATGTGGGATATAACCACCACTTCCCACTGGGCATTCACCAAACTTAGATTCTAAAATCGCCAATGTTGATAATACGGTAGACCTGGAAAATTGAGGGTAAAGTGGTAAATACAAAGTATTTGCATCGGGTTTGGTAAACTCATCCTCTCTAATATTAGGATATCCGCAAGTCATGGAAACTTTTACCTTCCATTTTACTTTCGTTTGTTGGTTAAGAATTAATTCCAAAACCTTTGCTTGTTTTTCTGTTTCGTCCACAAGGGGAGAACCACCTCCAAAACCCATAGATTCATAAGTACTTTGCACTTTAGGAGCCCGTTTTTTTGCGATGAACCTTGCCAATCGAATGCGTAAAAATTCAGGCAATGGCAAATCGAATACAAATGGATCTGAAAATAAATCTCTTAGGAATACTTCAATTTCAGAGGATGTTCGAGGTCCTCCCAAATTCACAAGGATCAAAGTTTTTTCATTATTAGTTGTCATAGGTGATGTAGTCACAGTGTGGGTAACGAGAACAAAAATAAATGGTTTTTCCATTTTTCCCTAATTTGGTTTTGATGGTTCCATCCGAACACTTTGGGCAAACTTTTTTCTCTGTAAGACTTAGAC is part of the Leptospira levettii genome and harbors:
- a CDS encoding NAD(P)-binding protein; translated protein: MKENVHILGGGITGLFMAYHQVKKGNSVTLYEEKDTLGGVIGTLNKPEGLVELAANGILLTNDIKSMLDDIGLSPVFPKKASKRRYFWINQKLSQFPISILAGTKLLYSIFLKKLKFDPNLNFENWGNQMFGSSVTKNIIEPALGGIYGTRLSELQPETIFSKWDGRGNSTIFKEIKKNKKKTYGTVSFPNGMGDLVTHLVSYLSPKITIKTGFSFSNLNEIQNLDGSVKICISLKNLLPILDSEIKFESKPNLLTISTLTRFGETKLTKKPCFGVLFGKNEGVNALGVLCNSDIFDGRVKNKLNSETWIYPNLNANIRNDSIESVLEKDRSFITKKTESKVAVYRKTWEGVFPAYDSHLFKFNQFLDQFELNWLSQGKNIKFYGNYRKGIGLRSIFESTMF
- the hemH gene encoding ferrochelatase, which gives rise to MTTNNEKTLILVNLGGPRTSSEIEVFLRDLFSDPFVFDLPLPEFLRIRLARFIAKKRAPKVQSTYESMGFGGGSPLVDETEKQAKVLELILNQQTKVKWKVKVSMTCGYPNIREDEFTKPDANTLYLPLYPQFSRSTVLSTLAILESKFGECPVGSGGYIPHFGLEPKFHQITARFIYEFFTNQLKSDDFLHYPHETPNCDWKDLDLIFSAHGVPMRLIHKGDRYMEDVEICVKKISEELRKFGFRGNVHVSYQSKVGPAKWTEPNTIQMITSLSKEGKHIAVNPISFVSDHLETLEEIGEQFKELTLKNGGKSFVRIPAFGIYKPFMEYLAERVLLADTMVNECICKKNGGESLKHCRFKN
- the hemN gene encoding oxygen-independent coproporphyrinogen III oxidase; this encodes MKHLLQKYDTPAPRYTSYPTVPYWTDSPTVEECIESLETHLSPKDSKLAMYLHIPFCETLCTFCGCNTSITKNHTVEEPYVKAIRTELDLYMKSVSSLKGKELSELHLGGGSPTYLSDYNLQSTIESILNQLPSSKDPQYSIEVDPRRTRISQLKLLHNLGFKRISLGVQDFDPEVQRLVNRTQPFELTETITLEARSLGFNSINFDLIYGLPKQSLNSMLYTMEKTLELKPDRIAFYSYAHVPWIKASQRLFTEADLPDPTLKRELYEMGRSLLEKEGYREIGMDHFALPHDKLWKAFHSKQLHRNFMGYSDSKTDVMLGLGSSAISETPNLFFQNIKLEMKYRKSLLDGNLPILRGHKLSDSDRLRKHLILELMTSWEVKVPIDLLNYTKDFLSEMEKDKLVLWNQETLSVTESGKPFLRIISMAFDEKLQTTKPAGPVFSKAI